Sequence from the Chitinophagales bacterium genome:
GTAGAATATAAAAAGGACCAATTGCAAAAATTAAAATTTTAGTCCGGAACTATGCCTTTTAGAAATTGATTTAATTTTAATTCCAAAATATAAATTCTGAAAAAGTTTATTAATAAGGTAATTGATATAACGCTGCTTCGCAGGATTCTGCGGCTTGCATCTCCTTATAAAAAACAGTTCTACGTGGCCGTTACTATTGCGGTACTTATGGCTTCCCTTTCTCCGTTAAACCCTTATCTGATCCAGATTACCATAGATAAATATATTATCAATGGTAATTGGAACAAGCTTCTGATGATGACAGGTATTTTATTTGGCATTCTTACTATACAGGCAATTCTTACCTATAATTTCACTTTTACTACCAATTGGTTGGGACAATCCATTGTTCGGGATCTCAGATCAAAAGTTTACGACCATTTACTACATCTGAACCTTGGTTTTTTTGACCGTACACCTTTAGGTACCGCTACCACTCGCACTATTAATGATGTAGAGGCAATCAACGACATATTTGCTGAAGGAGTAATAACCATTTTAAGTGATTTATTAACCATCGTCGCCGTGTTGGGAATGATGTTTTATTTATCATGGCAGCTCACCTTTGTTTGTCTTTCCGTATTGCCGATCCTTTTCGTGGCAGCATATATTTTCAAAGAAGGTATTCGAAAGTCTTTTACTGAAGTAAGGAATCAGGTGGCGCGGCTGAATGGGTTTTTACAGGAGCATATATCAGGAATGAGCGTGGTGCAAATATTTAATGCTGAAAGCCGCGAAATAAAAAAGTTTGAGCTTATCAATCGCGATCACCGCGATGCAAATATCCGGTCTATCTGGTATTATTCTATATTTTTTCCGGTAGTGGAAATAATCTCATCTATGGCCCTTGGCTTACTGGTTTGGTACGGTGCATACGAGGTGCTTAAAGATAAGACTACAGTAGGCGTAATGATTTCTTTTATCTTGTATATCAATTTACTTTTTCGCCCTATTCGAATGCTTGCAGATAAGTTCAATACGTTGCAAATGGGTATGGTTGCCAGTGAGCGGGTATTCAAGCTTCTTGATCACCGCGATAAAATGGTTAATACAGGTGCAAAAATAGCAGAGCACATTCACGGTGACCTTGAATTCGACAAAGTTTGGTTTGCTTATACCGAGGAAAATTTTGTTTTAAAAAATGTATCGTTTGATATGGAAGCGGGCCAGACACTTGCGATAGTGGGAGCAACCGGGGCAGGAAAAACTTCTATTATCAGCATATTAAACCGTCTTTATGAAATTCAGAAAGGAGCTATTTTTTTGGATGGAGTGAATCTGAAGGAATATGATTTGCTATCACTTCGCAGCAAAATAGCGGTAGTCCTGCAGGATGTATTTCTTTTCTCTGGTTCGGTAATGGATAATATTACTCTTAGAAATCCCGGCATTTCGGAAGAACAGGTGCGACATGCTGCAAGGCTCTGCGGCATAGATCAGTGGATAGAAAGGCTTCCTGATAAATATCATTTCAACGTGATGGAGCGCGGCGCAACGCTTTCCATTGGACAGAGACAATTAATTTCTTTTGTCCGTGCCCTGGTGTTTAATCCTAAGATTCTTATTCTGGATGAAGCCACTTCTTCCATAGATACGGAATCTGAACTGTTAATTCAAAATGCAATTGAGAAACTGATTGAAGGAAGAACGTCTATTATCATAGCTCATCGCCTCTCCACCATTCAGCATGCAGACAAGATACTGGTATTGGATAAAGGTGAAGTAAAAGAGATGGGAACCCATGAAGAACTGCTTGCCCGCGACGGACATTATAAAAATTTATATGAGCTCCAGTTTAAGAAAAAGGAAGTTACGGTGTAGCTGGCTCTCCCGTCTCATTCCAGATTTTTTGACCTGCAGCTTCATTTAAGGTAACCTATAGTGCAGAAAAGAAACTACGGATGAATCGACAGGTCCTATCAAAATTATCAACTGATACATTATTAATCATAGATCTTCTCATCCGTTTTTAATTCATGGATAATAGATAAATAATTGATGTATCGCGATTCAGCAATCTCACCCTGACTAACTGCGTCCTTTACCGCACAATCCGGCTCATCTATATGCAGGCAATTGTGAAACCGGCAACTATGAAGCTGCTTTTCCATCTCAGGAAAATAGTGTGAGACTTCTGCTTCTTCAATATCCAGAATTCCAAATTCTTTAATACCAGGAGTGTCTATAATGAATCCGCCGAATGGTAATTCCAGCATTTCCGCAAAGGTGGTAGTATGTTTGCCTTTATCATTATAGCGAGCCAGTCCGTCAATTTTTAAATTTAGCCGGGGATCAATTTTATTGATAAGTGTTGATTTGCCCACTCCGGAATGACCGGCGACCAAAGTGATTTTACTTTGTAAAATTTCTCTTACCGCACTGATGTTTTCCTCTTTTTCAGCGGAAACATGGATCACTTTATAGCCTGCAGATTCATATATTTTTTGCCATTCATGCAACACACTAAATTCTTCTTCACTATATAAATCTGTTTTATTGAAAACAATAACAGCAGGCACATGATATGCTGTGGCGGTAACTAAAAACCGGTCAATAAAACCTGTGGATGTCCTTGGAAGAATGATAGTAGCAATAAGCATTGCCTGATCAAGGTTTGCAGCCAGTATATGCTCTGCTGTTCTGTTGCGCGATGACTGACGGATAATATAATTTGTACGCGGCAGCACTTCGGTAATCTGTGAATCTTCCTCTCCCGATTCTATCATAACCAGGTCTCCGATATTAACCGGATTTGTAGTGCGCCTGTCTATCAGGCGTAATTTACCCTTCGTGCGTGCTGAAACTACCGTTCCGTCATCCAGCCGTACATGGTACCAGCTTCCCGTCGATTTAATAACGCGGCCCCGCATATTATGGTTTTGTCATTTGTATCATTTGGAGTACTGTCACTATAAGTTTAAACGGAAACTGCAGCGTGCACAGCATTTGAAAGCTTACCAATCAATG
This genomic interval carries:
- a CDS encoding ABC transporter ATP-binding protein, yielding MLKKFINKVIDITLLRRILRLASPYKKQFYVAVTIAVLMASLSPLNPYLIQITIDKYIINGNWNKLLMMTGILFGILTIQAILTYNFTFTTNWLGQSIVRDLRSKVYDHLLHLNLGFFDRTPLGTATTRTINDVEAINDIFAEGVITILSDLLTIVAVLGMMFYLSWQLTFVCLSVLPILFVAAYIFKEGIRKSFTEVRNQVARLNGFLQEHISGMSVVQIFNAESREIKKFELINRDHRDANIRSIWYYSIFFPVVEIISSMALGLLVWYGAYEVLKDKTTVGVMISFILYINLLFRPIRMLADKFNTLQMGMVASERVFKLLDHRDKMVNTGAKIAEHIHGDLEFDKVWFAYTEENFVLKNVSFDMEAGQTLAIVGATGAGKTSIISILNRLYEIQKGAIFLDGVNLKEYDLLSLRSKIAVVLQDVFLFSGSVMDNITLRNPGISEEQVRHAARLCGIDQWIERLPDKYHFNVMERGATLSIGQRQLISFVRALVFNPKILILDEATSSIDTESELLIQNAIEKLIEGRTSIIIAHRLSTIQHADKILVLDKGEVKEMGTHEELLARDGHYKNLYELQFKKKEVTV
- the rsgA gene encoding ribosome small subunit-dependent GTPase A, with translation MRGRVIKSTGSWYHVRLDDGTVVSARTKGKLRLIDRRTTNPVNIGDLVMIESGEEDSQITEVLPRTNYIIRQSSRNRTAEHILAANLDQAMLIATIILPRTSTGFIDRFLVTATAYHVPAVIVFNKTDLYSEEEFSVLHEWQKIYESAGYKVIHVSAEKEENISAVREILQSKITLVAGHSGVGKSTLINKIDPRLNLKIDGLARYNDKGKHTTTFAEMLELPFGGFIIDTPGIKEFGILDIEEAEVSHYFPEMEKQLHSCRFHNCLHIDEPDCAVKDAVSQGEIAESRYINYLSIIHELKTDEKIYD